The Musa acuminata AAA Group cultivar baxijiao chromosome BXJ2-5, Cavendish_Baxijiao_AAA, whole genome shotgun sequence genomic interval TGAACTCTTGTTGGAGGTAGTCTGCACTGTTCTGTCGTGAAGGTTGCACTCTTACATTTATTTATTGTGAATACAATTTCCACATAGTCATGTGTAACTTGGTGACATTAGGCCTTGCGTAGGACCAATTTTCCTAGATGTCTTATTATTGATATCTTGCTGTTAGTATCCGTTAGCCCTGAAATGTCCCGATGTAGGAGTTTGCCACTTTTGGAGGGCATATAACAGGCTTAGATGCCAATCATATATTCAATCAAGAGGAGTCAAGATAGTGCTCTTTAATTTtcaataaatcaaaattttaatacttaTATTACATTAATTCCAAGATGAATTATGAGTTATTTGTTTGATTAATCATACGCCATTAGAAAGCTTATTTAGTTAGGAATCTAAAGCATTTTACCGAATTCAATTTTAGATTTTCTATGGAAAGTTAGTCCTCTTGAAAGTCATGGTGGTTGCTCTATCAAGATTGGAAAAAAGTTCTGCTTTTAGAGTTCCTAGATGACTTTTAGTTATTGTATGAGAGGTTAATTAAGTTTTCACTATTTTGATCTGAAAAATGGTGTAGAATTAATTATCCATGCTTGGAGGGTTGTTTCAAACCTATCACCATACCATGTCTTAAAAGCCTTGGAGGTTTTGGATCCAAGTCATGTTTGTTGAGAAATACTGTCCTCCTACATTCTCCTACAACTTTGTATCTCTTTATCTGATTCTATCTAGTGGATCCAACCtgttattttcttcatttttcattTATTTCATCTCCATCTCGACATCAATAAGCTATTTTCTAGTTCCTGAGAAAGTTGGTCATATACATAAATGCAACAGACtaataaattcaatcataattcgaAGATGTCAAATTTACTTGAATCTTGATCTATTACTTGATTATCAAGTGTTTGAGTTGACACAACTATTTTCTGAATTTGTGAAATTTTCTTGGGCCACTAGTGATATAATCATCCACCTCATCTTCATCTAGAACGCAACCATTTGGAGACCGTGCAACTAACAGCCTTGTTCCTGTCTCAACATTAAGATTGCTTTCGTAATAGCACTGAAACATCTCTTTGTTCGGTTGTTCCTATTCATACTATCTTCTTTATCTCTCAAAACGATCACAGATCTGCAAACATAGTAACAAAATAGTCGTCTTCTAGGTTTTGGGCTACCAAAGTAACAAATGGTGTATGGAGCCACCAATGAAGGGGCTCGTTTCGACCCTGGAATCAAAGCCATAGTCACACATCCATTCAATTAAAGAAAAGCATATAATGTGTTTATATCCATGCAAAGATAAATATCAAGAAAGTTGAAATATATGTAATGAATCTAAAGAAGTTGATACAACTATGTGCATGGAGATTCCTACAGCAAGTTGGGTGCTAAACATGGAAGGAAACATCATGTTTAATAAAACATAAAACGGATATAGAAATTTGGCTATCTACTGTCACGATGCAAAAACCAGATCTAGGTTTTGAGCAAATGAGCAAAAACACAGACATGGCTGAAAAGCATGTGCTTAATTAAAAGAAACTTGGTCAAGGAAACAATAGCTTGAAGATGAATTGTGTATCTTGGTGATACCCAAGCTGTCCTTTTTGTGGTATGGATGTTTAGAATTAAGAAAGGGCTCCATTATTGAGAAAAGTATTTTGCTACTTGTATATAAGAACATAGAAGATATATAATGAATTGTAATGGAATGAATTTATCGATTCACATTATGATACTTTTGAAATGTTCTTTTTTTGTTCAAGATATGTGCCTTGTTTTTTATAGGAAAAGGCACCTAAAAGCTTACGTTCACGATATAAgcttgttttttcttttgttctttaaaTTTCATCTGTACTAAATTACACTCCAGCAATCTCTCTTCTACTTACATTGGtaaattttaatatcttttgACAGGAAAGAAAGCTGATGAGTGCTTCTGAAGTCCAGCAATTTGTTAACTCTTTACGATCAACATTCTCATCCTTGGAGGTTCATGTTTACCCAACTATTTTGCAGTCTGCTTACACTTTTGACATTGTTAGAGAATTGGTATTTTAATGTTTAGCTAGTCAATCCTATTAATAAATGCTTGCTGGTTGCTACTTTAGAGACATGGTCAACAATTGTAGCAATCAAAGTGCTTTCACTTATGCTGACTAATGAATTTGAAAATACATAAAGCTAGTGTTGATGTATTTAATATCAATGCCAATGAAGAGCAACTTAATAGACATATAATGCTGAGTAAGTGCAATATAATgtattctttcttttcctttaactATTTGCTACCTTTTCTATTAATTATTGTTTAGATTTGTGTTTAGCGTGTCCCTAGTGcaaaaataatttgatataatgcaTTAATCAATCTCCACAGGAACTCTCTGTTCCTACGGTTGCCGTTATTGAAGGAGCAGCATTAGGTGGCGGGCTGGAAATGGCTCTTTCATGTGATCTCCGTGTGTGTGGTATGCCTAATAGTCAAAATCCATACAAAACATGCCACAGTTTTGTTATATAGTTACTCATTTGGGAACCGACTTTGGAAGTTGTTTCAATAtgtatcttgtaggagaacaatcaACATTTAGCTTGCCAGAGACTGGACTTGCAATTATTCCTGGGTATGTGTTCTAGCTGGTCATTATATAAAGAATGGTACGTTGAACCCTTAAGAAGGGTAATGATAATTCTTATATTGCATTGCAGGTCAGAATATTAAAATAGAGGCTCTTTGAATATTTGCgtaatataatttatgaataaaaaaCTCTTTAGTTTATGCCTGCAATAGTAATTGAAGATTGGTATGTGAAACTAAGATCATGAAATTGGATCTTGAAGGAGGGGTTTCTCTCTCTAATATATGTCTGAGATGGCTATGATCTCTTCGTTGATACTTATGTagtcaaaaatattatatgcTTCACTGAGAAATATTTGGCCAATTACGGATAATATATGATTTGTTTAGTTCTAAGTATGCTAAATGGGTTATatgaaaaaagcaaaaaaatgGCAAACATTAATATGATAAAATTTTCAGTTTTACTTGTTCATGTTTCATATGAAGGGTTCTGCCTACTTATAATGTTTCACTAGGCATGCTGCATGATCATTGTTATGTACATCAGGAATTAGTGCATGTCGTTGCCTTGTTGAATAGTGGACAATCAGCTTGCTATTGATTGTATTTTGGAACTTATTGAATAGTAAATTCTCCTTGGAACAAGATTGTTTTAGAGAACTTGATCGGCagtcctattttttttttttttgccaaatcTTGATGCTAACAGAGCTGGCGGGACCCAACGTCTTCCTAGAATAGTGGGAAGATCAGCAGCAAAGGAGCTAATATTCACCGGTAGAAGGATTAGTGGCAAAGAAGCTGTGTCTATGGGTACGATATATTACTACTTGACCACATTTgtgttttttaatattttgacatCACTTTATCAACATATTAGGTTTATCTGTGGCAGGACTTGTCAATTACTGTGTTCCTGCTGGAGAGGCACATCACAAAGCACTTGAGATTGCCCGAGACATTAACCAGAAGGTACAAGAGTAAAATGTTtcaattctctcttttttttttccacgaAAATTTTTTGCTTCAGCAAAATTTACGGTTGTTAAGGTTTTAGCGTGCCACACAACTTATTATGTATTTTACCTATCTGTTACTGACATTATCTCTCAAACAAGGGTCCTTTGGCTATAAGGATGGCTAAGCAAgctatcaacaaaggtttggaGGTAGATATGCCCTCAGCGCTGGATGCGGAAGAAGAATGTTACGAGCAACTTCTTGACACACAAGACCGCCTTGAGGGACTTGCTGCATTCGCTGAGAAGCGAAAACCAAGGTACCTTGGTAAATAAAACACTACAAATTCATACCCATAATTAACATTGTAATAAATTCAATTTGAGGCATTTATTACATGCTATTCTTAATTTTTAGCTGTTGATTCTTTTATTACAGTGGGCAATAACGCCTACCATCTTCTATTTTTTTAGCTGCGCTGCGCTGCGCTGCGCAGCTGCTGCTGTTGATGATAGAGACACGTATGAGCCTAGACAAAAAGAACGTGGACGATCCACTCTTATCTAGATTGCAACTTGTAGATTTCTGACCTTGGCCAAATTGCTTACTGTTGCCAATCGTCTGTCGCGGTGACGCCTGCAAATCATACAAGTTATTTTAATATTCTTTCCTTTTGAAATAGTATGGTGCATGTAACATGGACGGGTGGGTCTTTGATGCCATAATACGCTTCTAAAGGGGATGTTTTTGTTATTTTAATATCCGGGTAGTCTTCCTAAAGGGTCTTAATATCATAATTCTGTGTCATTTCGACAACTGCAATTTTTAAACGaattttgtcaaagcattgcGCTTCTTCCCCTGGAAATCTCAACACAAATCTTAATATTATAATTCTGTAACGCGTGTCAGACGCTCGGCTGTTCCCAGGTTAGTAAGTTCCCTTTCAGTTTAAGCAACTTCAAAATGCATTATCATCGAAAATAAAGTTACAACTAAAACGGATGGATACCCCCCTTTGTCTCCTCCGTTTTCCATGGACCGAAAACAGTCCGACGTGACCGACCTTGAACGGATGGCTACAAACGGCACAGAAAACTCTAGTTTACAAACTCGAGTCCATGACATCCTCCGGGAAGTGGAGTGCAGAAAACTCTACTTTACAAATGGTACTCATCATCCTGTGAAACTCAAAAAcattataagaaaattatttcccTAAATTTTCCATTCGGACCGCACGAGATGATGAGTCCAAGTTATATTATACTCCCTCGAAGCTCAAACACCACGCTCCCACTCtgttacggacttagctggttttgcctaagtcgtgcggcacccttgcgtgtccgtccgcaaaggtcagcctcttattgtcccttaggaccaacaaaagagagaacgggttagagagaacgtctcaatcgggattcacaagcaaacatctccgaaaaacacttcatatacaatg includes:
- the LOC103985847 gene encoding probable enoyl-CoA hydratase 2, mitochondrial isoform X1, whose protein sequence is MPGFPALVGRSIFRSSSHALRSTHLTAGVVAAPPLLHRFGSRRALIIQTLSGPVRIERLSDSDSGIIELKLDRPEAKNAIGKEMLRGLQNAIETIGNDSSANVVVVSSSVPKVFCAGADLKERKLMSASEVQQFVNSLRSTFSSLEELSVPTVAVIEGAALGGGLEMALSCDLRVCGEQSTFSLPETGLAIIPGAGGTQRLPRIVGRSAAKELIFTGRRISGKEAVSMGLVNYCVPAGEAHHKALEIARDINQKGPLAIRMAKQAINKGLEVDMPSALDAEEECYEQLLDTQDRLEGLAAFAEKRKPSCAALRCAAAAVDDRDTYEPRQKERGRSTLI
- the LOC103985847 gene encoding probable enoyl-CoA hydratase 2, mitochondrial isoform X2, coding for MPGFPALVGRSIFRSSSHALRSTHLTAGVVAAPPLLHRFGSRRALIIQTLSGPVRIERLSDSDSGIIELKLDRPEAKNAIGKEMLRGLQNAIETIGNDSSANVVVVSSSVPKVFCAGADLKERKLMSASEVQQFVNSLRSTFSSLEELSVPTVAVIEGAALGGGLEMALSCDLRVCGEQSTFSLPETGLAIIPGAGGTQRLPRIVGRSAAKELIFTGRRISGKEAVSMGLVNYCVPAGEAHHKALEIARDINQKGPLAIRMAKQAINKGLEVDMPSALDAEEECYEQLLDTQDRLEGLAAFAEKRKPSGQ